A single window of Parabacteroides sp. FAFU027 DNA harbors:
- the nifD gene encoding nitrogenase molybdenum-iron protein alpha chain: MEKEIKDKGFNVEELKTFKEKVLSKYPKKVARKRDKAILVNDPDTIPEIQANVRTVPGSITQRGCTYAGCKGVVLGPTRDIINITHGPIGCGFYSWLTRRNQTKPMTEQEENFITYCFSTDMQDSNIVFGGEEKLKQAIREAYELFHPKAIAIFSTCPVGLIGDDVHRVARHMKEEIGEDKINIFGFSCEGYRGVSQSAGHHIANNGLFKNLIGRDDEVRGSLKYRVNLLGEYNIGGDAFELERVFEKCGINLISTFSGNSTIQSFENAHTADLNMVMCHRSINYVAEMMETAFGIPWIKVQPIGAGSTAKMLRKIAEYFGDQELKDKVEEVIADEMVEVEAARLKALAKTKGKTAMLFVGGSRAHHYQDLFEELGMTTLSAGYEFGHRDDYEGRRVIPTIKIDADSRNIEEITVDKDPTRYNPRKTEEELAALDANGMDFTEYEGMMKQMQKGTLVIDDLSHYEMEKLIELYKPDVFCAGIKEKYCVQKMGVPLKQLHSYDYGGPYAGFKGAINFYTDIEMIACTTIWKEVKAPWESEAIVEAEYMYN, translated from the coding sequence GTGGAAAAAGAAATTAAAGATAAAGGTTTCAATGTCGAAGAACTGAAAACCTTCAAAGAAAAGGTATTGAGCAAATACCCTAAAAAAGTCGCTCGGAAGCGGGATAAAGCTATCTTAGTAAATGACCCTGATACTATTCCCGAAATTCAGGCAAACGTTCGTACAGTTCCGGGTTCTATCACTCAGCGCGGATGTACATACGCAGGATGTAAAGGGGTGGTACTTGGACCGACCCGCGACATCATCAACATTACTCACGGTCCTATCGGTTGCGGTTTCTACTCGTGGTTGACCCGTCGTAACCAGACTAAGCCAATGACCGAGCAAGAGGAAAACTTCATCACTTACTGTTTCTCAACCGATATGCAGGATTCTAACATCGTTTTCGGTGGTGAAGAAAAACTCAAACAGGCGATCCGTGAAGCTTACGAACTGTTCCATCCGAAAGCAATCGCAATCTTCTCTACCTGTCCGGTTGGTTTGATCGGTGACGACGTTCACCGTGTCGCCCGCCACATGAAAGAAGAGATCGGTGAGGACAAAATCAACATCTTCGGATTCTCTTGCGAAGGTTACCGTGGAGTATCACAGTCAGCCGGTCACCACATTGCCAACAACGGTTTGTTCAAAAACCTGATCGGTCGTGATGACGAAGTAAGAGGAAGCCTCAAATATCGCGTTAACCTTTTGGGTGAATATAACATCGGTGGTGACGCATTCGAATTGGAAAGAGTATTCGAAAAATGTGGAATCAACCTGATTTCTACATTCTCTGGTAACTCTACCATTCAGTCATTCGAAAATGCACACACTGCTGACCTGAACATGGTAATGTGCCACCGTTCGATCAACTATGTGGCTGAGATGATGGAAACTGCTTTCGGTATTCCATGGATTAAAGTTCAGCCAATCGGTGCCGGTTCTACTGCAAAAATGCTTCGCAAAATTGCTGAGTACTTCGGTGACCAGGAGCTGAAAGACAAAGTGGAAGAGGTAATCGCAGACGAAATGGTAGAAGTGGAAGCAGCCCGTCTTAAAGCTTTGGCTAAAACCAAAGGCAAAACAGCGATGCTCTTCGTGGGTGGATCACGCGCTCACCACTACCAGGATCTGTTCGAAGAGCTGGGTATGACTACGCTTTCAGCAGGTTACGAGTTCGGACACCGTGACGACTACGAAGGCCGCCGAGTCATCCCGACTATCAAAATCGACGCAGACAGCCGTAACATCGAAGAGATTACAGTTGATAAAGATCCAACTCGCTACAACCCTCGCAAAACTGAAGAGGAATTGGCAGCACTCGATGCAAACGGAATGGACTTCACCGAATACGAAGGTATGATGAAGCAAATGCAGAAAGGTACCCTGGTAATCGACGACCTCAGCCACTACGAGATGGAAAAACTGATCGAGCTCTACAAACCCGATGTGTTCTGCGCCGGTATCAAAGAAAAATACTGCGTACAAAAAATGGGTGTGCCTTTGAAACAGCTTCACAGCTACGATTACGGCGGTCCTTACGCCGGATTCAAAGGGGCTATCAACTTCTACACCGATATCGAAATGATCGCTTGTACCACCATCTGGAAAGAGGTGAAAGCACCTTGGGAAAGCGAAGCAATTGTAGAAGCAGAATATATGTATAACTAA
- a CDS encoding P-II family nitrogen regulator, protein MKLILAIIRIAKMTETKQLLSDAGLPSFTAMSVLGRGKGHGDLEKVIEATDPEYRELIQTAPRLKSKRMITLVVTDEKKDLAVETLMKANNSGKSGDGKIFVIDTADSIRVRTAETGDITLD, encoded by the coding sequence ATGAAATTAATTCTTGCTATCATACGAATTGCCAAAATGACTGAAACCAAACAATTGCTATCTGATGCGGGACTTCCTTCATTTACAGCAATGTCGGTATTAGGTCGTGGAAAAGGCCACGGTGACCTTGAAAAAGTTATCGAAGCAACTGACCCTGAATATCGTGAACTGATCCAAACCGCTCCCCGTCTCAAATCAAAAAGAATGATCACTCTGGTGGTTACTGATGAGAAAAAAGACCTTGCGGTAGAAACATTGATGAAAGCCAACAATTCCGGTAAAAGCGGTGACGGAAAAATCTTTGTTATCGATACTGCTGATTCAATTCGTGTGCGTACCGCTGAAACGGGAGACATCACACTCGACTAA
- a CDS encoding P-II family nitrogen regulator → MYLLRAIVRPEKSPAVMKALFNAGFPAVTKLSVFGRGKQRGLKVGDVTYDELPKEMLMIVIKESDKDFVVETILGAARSGDKGQFGDGKIFVTPVEESYTISSGKRD, encoded by the coding sequence ATGTATTTATTAAGAGCTATCGTTCGTCCGGAGAAGTCACCAGCAGTAATGAAAGCATTGTTTAATGCAGGCTTTCCGGCAGTAACAAAATTATCAGTTTTCGGTCGTGGTAAACAGCGTGGTTTGAAAGTAGGAGATGTTACTTACGATGAACTTCCTAAAGAGATGCTGATGATCGTAATCAAAGAAAGCGACAAGGATTTTGTGGTAGAGACCATCTTAGGGGCTGCCCGTTCCGGTGATAAAGGACAATTCGGAGACGGTAAGATCTTCGTTACTCCGGTAGAGGAATCTTACACTATCTCAAGTGGTAAAAGAGATTAA
- the nifH gene encoding nitrogenase iron protein, which yields MRKIAIYGKGGIGKSTTTQNTVAGLAEMGKKVMVVGCDPKADSTRLLLHGLAQKTVLDTLRDEGEDVELDDVMKEGFKNTSCVESGGPEPGVGCAGRGIITSINLLEQLGAYDDDKKLDYVFYDVLGDVVCGGFAMPIRDGKAQEVYIVCSGEMMAMYAANNICKSIAKFGKVGDVRLGGLICNSRKVDNEANMIIEFAKRLGTQMIHFVPRDNMVQHAEINRQTVIDYAPEHAQADEYRALATKINSNTMHVIPNPLSIQELEDLLIGFGIMN from the coding sequence ATGAGAAAGATTGCAATTTATGGAAAAGGTGGTATTGGTAAAAGTACAACTACTCAAAACACTGTAGCCGGTTTGGCTGAAATGGGAAAAAAAGTAATGGTTGTGGGTTGTGACCCTAAGGCTGACTCTACTCGTCTGCTTCTTCACGGTCTTGCTCAGAAAACCGTACTGGATACTCTTCGCGATGAAGGTGAAGATGTAGAATTGGATGATGTAATGAAAGAAGGATTCAAAAACACAAGCTGTGTGGAATCAGGTGGTCCTGAACCGGGTGTAGGTTGCGCTGGTCGTGGTATCATCACTTCAATCAACTTGCTTGAGCAGTTGGGCGCTTACGATGATGACAAAAAACTGGATTATGTATTCTATGATGTATTGGGTGACGTTGTATGTGGTGGTTTCGCAATGCCGATCCGCGACGGTAAAGCTCAGGAAGTTTACATCGTATGTTCAGGTGAGATGATGGCAATGTATGCTGCAAACAACATCTGTAAATCAATCGCTAAATTCGGCAAAGTAGGTGATGTTCGTCTGGGTGGTTTGATTTGTAACTCCCGTAAAGTGGACAACGAAGCTAACATGATTATAGAGTTCGCTAAAAGACTGGGTACTCAAATGATTCACTTCGTTCCTCGTGACAACATGGTTCAGCACGCTGAAATCAACCGTCAGACTGTAATTGACTACGCTCCTGAACACGCACAAGCTGACGAATATCGTGCTTTGGCAACTAAAATTAATTCAAACACCATGCACGTAATTCCTAACCCGCTTTCAATCCAGGAACTGGAAGACCTGTTGATCGGCTTCGGAATTATGAACTAA
- a CDS encoding ATP-binding cassette domain-containing protein, with product MIYIDVERKMHTSEGPRKLEVCLEIPTNELVCLFGRSGSGKTTLLRMVAGLFQPDKGIIRIGETTVFNSYKKVNLAPQKRNVGFMFQDYALFPNMTVEGNIHFALDKKDYSMADALMEAFDLDNLRRQKPGKLSGGQKQRVALARALVRQPEVLLLDEPLSALDYEMRLALQDEIAKAHHLIQATTLMVSHDKDEIRRLATGIIKIDNVKIESVITPTKW from the coding sequence ATGATATACATAGATGTAGAACGCAAGATGCACACTTCCGAAGGCCCGCGAAAGCTGGAGGTTTGCTTAGAGATACCGACCAACGAACTGGTTTGTCTGTTCGGACGTTCCGGTTCGGGAAAAACAACGTTGCTCAGGATGGTGGCCGGATTGTTTCAGCCCGATAAGGGAATCATACGGATAGGTGAAACTACCGTATTTAATTCCTACAAAAAGGTAAATCTGGCGCCACAGAAACGTAATGTCGGTTTTATGTTTCAGGATTACGCCCTGTTTCCGAATATGACGGTAGAGGGAAATATCCATTTTGCCCTCGATAAAAAAGACTATAGCATGGCGGATGCCCTGATGGAAGCCTTTGATCTGGACAATCTACGTCGGCAAAAGCCCGGGAAACTCTCCGGGGGACAAAAACAGCGGGTAGCTTTGGCCCGTGCACTGGTTCGCCAGCCTGAGGTGTTGCTGCTTGATGAGCCTTTGTCGGCTTTAGACTATGAAATGCGACTCGCCCTACAGGATGAAATTGCCAAAGCCCATCATTTGATACAGGCAACCACGCTGATGGTAAGCCACGATAAAGATGAAATCCGTAGATTGGCAACCGGAATTATTAAAATTGACAATGTGAAAATAGAATCGGTTATTACTCCTACAAAATGGTAG
- the modB gene encoding molybdate ABC transporter permease subunit, whose product MMSPEFIETLLLTGKLAGATTLILFIIGMPVAYWLSFNRFPLKSVVEALICMPMVLPPTVMGYYLLVAFSPQHGFGGFLENHFDFRLAFTFQGVLVASVLFGLPFMIQPLQNGLMALPDSLREASYTLGKSKVTTFFRVLLPNIKPSIVTAVAMTFAHCIGEFGIVLMVGGNMPGETRVASIAIYDEVQALNYEVANQYAFILFILSFVLLTIIYSVNKRFR is encoded by the coding sequence ATGATGTCTCCCGAATTTATCGAAACCCTGCTACTGACCGGTAAACTGGCCGGTGCTACGACACTGATATTATTTATCATCGGCATGCCGGTTGCATACTGGCTATCATTCAATCGCTTTCCGTTAAAGTCGGTGGTTGAGGCCTTGATCTGTATGCCGATGGTATTGCCCCCCACGGTGATGGGGTATTATCTGTTGGTAGCATTCAGCCCGCAACATGGTTTCGGCGGATTTCTGGAGAATCATTTCGATTTCAGGTTAGCCTTTACCTTCCAGGGAGTATTGGTGGCGAGTGTACTGTTTGGCTTGCCTTTTATGATTCAACCGCTGCAAAACGGATTGATGGCATTACCGGATAGCCTGCGTGAAGCCTCCTATACATTGGGAAAATCAAAAGTTACCACCTTCTTCCGGGTATTATTGCCCAATATCAAACCTTCTATTGTGACCGCAGTGGCCATGACCTTTGCCCACTGCATCGGAGAGTTCGGTATTGTGTTGATGGTCGGAGGCAATATGCCGGGAGAAACCCGGGTTGCCTCTATTGCTATTTATGACGAGGTGCAGGCGCTCAATTATGAAGTGGCGAATCAGTATGCATTCATCCTCTTTATTCTGTCGTTTGTATTGCTTACTATTATATATAGTGTGAATAAGAGGTTTCGATAA
- the modA gene encoding molybdate ABC transporter substrate-binding protein has product MKRITLLLIAALAIQLSATAQKVRIAAAADLRYAMDKVVELYKQKKPGADIQVTYGSSGNAFQQISNGAEYELYFSADISYPKRLKELGFTISKPKLYAIGYLTLWSNTIDLKAGMNAVLDSKVSKIAIANPEHAPYGKRAEECLKYYKLYDKIKEKLILGDNISQTAQYVTSGNAEIGFIALSLTCAPAMKGKGKYLLIDSKSHSPLKQAFVMLKPAKNNKLAYDFAKFVSMPDARNIFKNFGFRLPSEKESIVE; this is encoded by the coding sequence ATGAAACGAATCACATTATTACTTATAGCGGCATTAGCCATCCAACTAAGTGCTACTGCACAAAAAGTCCGTATTGCTGCGGCAGCTGATTTACGCTATGCGATGGACAAAGTTGTAGAACTTTACAAGCAAAAGAAGCCTGGTGCGGATATTCAAGTCACTTACGGTTCGTCGGGAAATGCATTTCAACAAATCTCAAATGGGGCGGAATACGAACTCTATTTTTCGGCAGATATCAGTTATCCGAAAAGACTAAAAGAATTAGGGTTTACAATTTCTAAACCGAAACTTTATGCAATCGGATACCTAACCCTTTGGAGTAACACCATTGACCTGAAAGCAGGTATGAATGCCGTGTTAGATTCTAAAGTTTCAAAAATCGCCATTGCTAATCCGGAGCATGCTCCGTATGGTAAACGTGCCGAAGAGTGTCTGAAGTATTATAAACTATATGATAAGATAAAAGAGAAGCTTATTTTGGGTGATAATATTTCACAAACGGCACAATACGTTACATCCGGTAATGCAGAAATCGGATTTATAGCCCTGTCACTTACATGTGCGCCGGCCATGAAAGGTAAAGGCAAATATCTTCTTATTGACAGTAAATCTCATTCTCCATTGAAGCAAGCTTTTGTAATGCTGAAACCAGCCAAAAATAATAAGTTAGCGTATGATTTTGCGAAATTTGTATCAATGCCTGATGCCCGTAATATATTTAAGAACTTTGGTTTTAGATTGCCAAGCGAAAAAGAATCAATTGTAGAATAA
- a CDS encoding alginate export family protein → MNTRFSTIGTILILFCMVSGTIFAQAVKIGGEIRTRTEMRDGFKSPVVDSTDAALVTNLRTRLNLAYTSNVFKAKITLQDTRTYGQTAPGTQVATTTTTTTSTTTAATTTTSGTTYKSTSTSTSTSATNATGIYEAWGEYLFAPGISLAMGRQALEYDDKRIFSASNWSNTGNAHDVLLMKYTTTNFIAHLGSAWNNGSDVQIETAYKTTYKTMNYLWMTRSIGSLGASALWVNEGFQSMTKASALRYLAFRNTLGGNLWFNNPDFPVNSYLTGYYQYGYDNSTSYKKLEGFLLAGKLQGKINKMIALNVGEDYYSGSSAATASNRSYTFNKLYGTNHSFNGSMEYWTTPPAQGLSDLYFGIETKPLEKLKADLTFHKFDLAKRPSAGNKDLGSELDLTVNYDVSPEFSVQGGYSTYFLTDAVKIAKKITTKVDTPTWAYVMLTFKPAFLNVK, encoded by the coding sequence ATGAACACAAGATTTTCCACAATAGGTACTATCCTGATTTTATTCTGTATGGTGAGCGGGACCATATTTGCTCAGGCTGTAAAAATCGGAGGCGAAATCCGTACCCGGACTGAAATGCGGGACGGATTTAAGTCTCCGGTAGTTGATTCAACGGATGCAGCATTGGTAACAAATTTGCGTACCCGGTTGAATTTGGCCTATACCTCCAATGTATTTAAAGCGAAGATAACCTTGCAGGATACCCGTACTTACGGACAAACGGCGCCGGGAACACAGGTTGCAACAACCACTACCACCACGACGTCAACCACAACTGCTGCGACGACTACCACCTCCGGTACTACCTACAAAAGCACTTCTACTTCCACAAGTACCTCGGCAACCAATGCGACCGGCATTTATGAGGCGTGGGGTGAATATTTGTTTGCACCGGGTATCTCCCTGGCAATGGGACGTCAGGCACTGGAGTATGACGATAAGCGGATATTTTCGGCCAGTAACTGGAGCAATACCGGTAATGCACATGACGTGTTGTTGATGAAATATACCACGACAAACTTCATTGCCCATCTTGGGAGTGCCTGGAACAACGGTAGTGATGTTCAGATAGAAACGGCTTATAAGACGACTTATAAAACAATGAATTACCTGTGGATGACCCGCAGCATAGGTAGCCTTGGCGCTTCAGCGCTTTGGGTAAATGAAGGTTTCCAAAGCATGACAAAAGCAAGCGCATTGCGATACCTGGCTTTCAGGAATACATTGGGAGGAAACCTTTGGTTTAATAATCCTGATTTTCCTGTAAATAGTTACCTGACCGGATACTACCAATATGGATACGATAATTCAACCTCATATAAGAAACTGGAAGGGTTCCTTCTTGCCGGAAAATTACAGGGGAAAATCAACAAAATGATTGCGTTGAATGTCGGGGAAGACTATTATTCCGGTTCAAGTGCAGCAACAGCATCGAACCGCAGCTATACTTTTAATAAATTGTATGGAACGAATCACTCCTTCAATGGCTCAATGGAATACTGGACAACACCGCCTGCTCAGGGGCTTTCGGACCTCTATTTCGGGATCGAGACCAAACCGTTGGAGAAATTAAAAGCTGATCTCACTTTCCACAAATTTGATTTGGCGAAACGTCCGTCTGCCGGTAATAAGGATTTAGGCTCTGAGCTTGACCTGACGGTTAATTATGATGTGTCTCCTGAGTTTTCTGTTCAGGGCGGTTACAGCACTTATTTCCTGACTGATGCGGTGAAAATAGCAAAAAAAATAACAACCAAAGTCGATACTCCTACCTGGGCTTACGTGATGCTGACATTTAAACCTGCATTTCTTAACGTGAAATAA
- a CDS encoding winged helix-turn-helix domain-containing protein, protein MRIPFTINSSLEISKDGVCFLNPKRVELLKRVATTGSMLAASKEMGMSYQQAWNFIQQMNLLSPVPLVIRKRGGTNGGGAELTKFGIDIIFRFDRLVAQHSEQTRKLGEELLLCIF, encoded by the coding sequence ATGCGAATTCCCTTTACAATAAATTCTTCCCTCGAAATCAGTAAGGATGGTGTCTGCTTTCTGAACCCCAAACGGGTGGAGCTGCTTAAAAGAGTTGCAACGACCGGCTCGATGCTTGCAGCTTCCAAAGAGATGGGAATGTCATACCAGCAGGCCTGGAACTTCATACAGCAAATGAATCTGTTGTCGCCTGTACCGTTGGTCATTCGCAAACGCGGTGGAACGAACGGGGGAGGAGCGGAGTTAACTAAATTCGGAATAGATATTATTTTCCGTTTTGACCGGTTGGTCGCTCAACATTCTGAGCAGACCCGAAAATTGGGAGAAGAACTGCTGCTGTGCATCTTCTGA